The Macadamia integrifolia cultivar HAES 741 unplaced genomic scaffold, SCU_Mint_v3 scaffold2774, whole genome shotgun sequence genome contains a region encoding:
- the LOC122067235 gene encoding probable aldo-keto reductase 4, with the protein MGSLRKIKLGSQGLEVSAQGLGCMGMSAFYGPPKPEEEMISLIHHAIDSGITFLDTSDMYGPFTNEILLGKALKGLREKVQLATKFGIVDADGKRELRGDPAYVRGACEASLKRLQVDCIDLYYQHRVDTRVPIEVTIGEMKKLVEEGKIKYIGMSEASASTIRRAHAVHPITAVQLEWSLWTRDVEEDIIPTCRELGIGIVAYSPLGRGFFSSGPNLIDSLSDDDFRKNLPRFQTENLEHNKLIFERVNGIATKKGCTPSQLALAWVHHQGDDVCPIPGTTKIENLNQNIGALSVKLTGEEMAELESLASAGNVKGERYGSMMATWRNSETPDLSSWKS; encoded by the exons ATGGGTAGTTTAAGGAAGATCAAGTTGGGATCTCAGGGGCTAGAGGTATCAGCCCAAGGACTAGGCTGCATGGGCATGTCTGCCTTCTACGGTCCTCCAAAACCAGAGGAAGAGATGATTTCTCTCATCCACCACGCCATCGACAGTGGCATCACCTTCCTCGACACCTCTGATATGTACGGTCCCTTCACTAACGAAATTCTTCTAGGAAAG GCTCTGAAGGGGTTGAGAGAGAAAGTTCAATTAGCTACCAAGTTTGGGATTGTCGATGCAGATGGGAAACGGGAACTGCGTGGAGACCCAGCTTATGTGAGAGGAGCCTGCGAGGCCAGCTTGAAGAGACTCCAAGTCGATTGCATCGATCTCTATTACCAGCACCGGGTTGATACTCGAGTTCCCATAGAAGTCACT ATTGGGGAAATGAAGAAACTAGTTGAAGAGGGAAAGATAAAGTATATAGGGATGTCTGAGGCCTCTGCTTCAACAATCAGAAGAGCACACGCGGTTCACCCGATTACAGCTGTACAATTAGAGTGGTCATTATGGACAAGAGATGTAGAAGAAGATATAATTCCTACATGTAG AGAACTTGGAATAGGCATTGTTGCATACAGTCCTCTGGGAAGAGGGTTCTTTTCATCAGGCCCCAATCTTATTGACAGTTTGTCTGATGATGACTTTCGCAAG AACCTACCACGGTTCCAAACTGAAAATCTTGAGCATAATAAACTTATATTTGAAAGGGTGAATGGGATCGCCACGAAGAAGGGATGCACGCCTTCACAGCTCGCATTGGCATGGGTCCATCACCAGGGAGATGATGTCTGCCCAATACCAGGAACCACTAAGATTGAAAACCTCAACCAAAATATTGGAGCTTTGTCTGTGAAACTTACAGGAGAAGAAATGGCAGAGCTTGAATCCTTGGCTTCAGCTGGCAATGTTAAGGGTGAAAGATATGGATCCATGATGGCGACATGGAGAAATTCAGAGACTCCAGACCTTTCTTCatggaagagttga